In the Muricauda sp. MAR_2010_75 genome, one interval contains:
- the rpsH gene encoding 30S ribosomal protein S8, translating to MLTDPISDYLTRIRNASKAGHRVVDIPGSNLKRQITKILFDQGYILSYKFEEDKVQGNIKIALKYDKATKEPIIKRLERVSKPGLRKYSGSGDLPRVLNGLGIAIVSTSHGVMTSKQAKQENVGGEVLCYVY from the coding sequence ATGCTTACAGATCCAATTTCAGATTATTTGACCAGAATCAGGAATGCCAGCAAGGCAGGCCATAGGGTAGTGGATATCCCTGGTTCAAACCTAAAGAGACAGATTACCAAAATATTGTTTGATCAAGGCTATATTTTGAGTTATAAGTTCGAGGAGGATAAAGTTCAAGGGAACATTAAAATAGCCCTTAAGTACGATAAAGCTACCAAGGAGCCCATTATTAAAAGACTAGAGCGTGTAAGTAAGCCAGGTCTTCGTAAGTATTCCGGTTCTGGGGACTTGCCAAGGGTCTTGAACGGTTTAGGTATTGCCATTGTGTCCACTTCACACGGAGTAATGACCAGCAAGCAAGCCAAACAAGAGAATGTAGGTGGTGAAGTATTGTGCTACGTATATTAA
- the rpmD gene encoding 50S ribosomal protein L30 yields MSKIKVKQIKSAIKKPQNQKRTLEALGLRKIGQVVEHDATPNILGMVNKVKHLVSTEEA; encoded by the coding sequence ATGTCAAAGATTAAGGTAAAACAGATAAAGAGCGCCATCAAAAAGCCACAGAACCAAAAAAGAACTTTGGAGGCTCTTGGGTTGCGCAAGATCGGGCAGGTTGTTGAGCATGATGCAACTCCCAATATCCTTGGAATGGTAAATAAGGTAAAACACTTGGTTTCCACAGAGGAAGCTTAA
- the rpsE gene encoding 30S ribosomal protein S5, whose protein sequence is MYQKYKNVEIVKPGGLELKDRLVGVQRVTKVTKGGRAFGFSAIVVVGDENGVVGHGLGKSKEVATAIAKAIEDAKKNLVRIPLTKATLPHEQKGKYGGARVYIKPASHGTGVIAGGAVRAVLEAVGVQDVLSKSQGSSNPHNVVKATFDALLQLRSAETVAQQRGISLEKVFKG, encoded by the coding sequence ATGTACCAGAAATACAAAAACGTAGAGATAGTTAAGCCAGGGGGACTGGAGTTGAAAGACCGTTTGGTTGGAGTGCAAAGGGTTACCAAGGTAACAAAAGGAGGTAGAGCCTTTGGTTTTTCAGCAATAGTTGTTGTTGGTGATGAAAACGGTGTTGTTGGACATGGTTTGGGAAAATCCAAAGAAGTAGCCACTGCAATTGCTAAAGCTATCGAGGATGCCAAAAAGAACTTGGTTCGTATTCCTTTGACCAAAGCAACGCTTCCCCACGAGCAAAAAGGGAAGTATGGAGGTGCCAGGGTGTACATTAAGCCTGCATCCCACGGTACCGGGGTAATCGCCGGTGGTGCGGTAAGGGCGGTATTGGAAGCTGTTGGAGTACAGGACGTATTGTCTAAGTCCCAAGGTTCTTCCAACCCTCACAACGTGGTAAAAGCAACTTTTGATGCCCTTTTGCAATTGAGAAGTGCGGAAACCGTGGCACAACAAAGAGGTATTTCTTTGGAAAAAGTCTTTAAAGGATAA
- the rpsN gene encoding 30S ribosomal protein S14, which produces MAKESMKARERKRAKMVEKYAEKRKALKEAGDYEALQKLPKNASPVRMRNRCKLTGRPRGYMRTFGISRVMFREMANKGLIPGVKKASW; this is translated from the coding sequence ATGGCCAAGGAATCAATGAAAGCCCGTGAGAGAAAAAGGGCAAAAATGGTTGAGAAATACGCCGAAAAGAGAAAAGCTTTAAAAGAGGCCGGAGATTATGAGGCCTTGCAAAAGCTACCTAAGAATGCATCTCCTGTGCGTATGCGTAACCGTTGCAAATTGACCGGAAGACCAAGGGGCTACATGAGAACCTTCGGTATCTCTAGGGTGATGTTCAGGGAAATGGCCAACAAGGGCTTGATTCCAGGAGTTAAAAAGGCAAGTTGGTAA
- a CDS encoding DNA-directed RNA polymerase subunit alpha: MALLNFQKPDKVIMIDSTDFEGKFEFRPLEPGYGLTVGNALRRVLLSSLEGFAITSVRIDGVEHEFSVIPGVVEDVTEIILNLKQVRFKRQIDDVESETVSISVSGKEQLTAGDFQKFISGYQVLNPELVICNMDPKVSINLEIIIEKGRGYVPAEENKKSNAPLGSIAVDSVYTPVKNVKYSIENFRVEQKTDYEKLVFEILTDGSIHPKDALTEAAKVLIHHFMLFSDERITLEADEIAQTETYDEESLHMRQLLKTKLVDMDLSVRALNCLKAAEVDTLGDLVSFNKNDLMKFRNFGKKSLTELEELVINKGLQFGMDLSKYKLDKD; encoded by the coding sequence ATGGCATTACTTAATTTTCAGAAGCCCGATAAAGTTATAATGATAGATTCAACAGATTTCGAAGGGAAATTTGAATTTCGCCCTTTGGAACCTGGCTATGGATTAACAGTTGGGAATGCGCTGAGAAGGGTATTACTTTCCTCTTTGGAAGGTTTTGCCATCACTTCTGTGCGCATAGATGGAGTTGAACATGAGTTTTCTGTTATCCCAGGCGTTGTTGAAGACGTAACTGAGATCATTTTGAACCTAAAGCAGGTTCGTTTTAAAAGACAGATTGATGATGTTGAGAGCGAGACAGTTTCCATTTCCGTTAGCGGAAAGGAACAGTTGACTGCTGGCGATTTCCAAAAATTCATCTCAGGATATCAAGTGCTCAACCCAGAATTGGTGATCTGCAACATGGATCCCAAAGTGAGCATCAACCTTGAGATTATCATAGAAAAAGGACGTGGCTACGTTCCTGCTGAGGAAAACAAAAAATCCAATGCCCCATTGGGAAGCATTGCGGTTGACTCTGTTTACACTCCGGTAAAGAACGTAAAATACAGCATTGAAAACTTCAGGGTAGAGCAAAAGACCGATTACGAAAAGTTGGTTTTTGAAATCCTTACCGATGGTTCCATCCATCCTAAGGATGCTTTGACCGAAGCTGCCAAAGTATTGATTCACCACTTTATGTTGTTCTCTGATGAGCGCATCACCCTTGAGGCCGATGAAATCGCTCAGACCGAGACCTACGATGAGGAATCCTTGCACATGCGTCAATTGTTGAAGACCAAATTGGTAGACATGGACTTGTCCGTTAGGGCATTGAACTGTCTAAAAGCTGCCGAAGTGGATACTTTGGGTGATTTGGTTTCCTTCAATAAAAATGATTTGATGAAGTTCAGAAACTTCGGTAAAAAATCATTGACCGAGTTGGAAGAGTTGGTCATCAACAAAGGTCTACAATTTGGTATGGACCTTTCCAAATACAAATTAGATAAAGATTAA
- the rpsQ gene encoding 30S ribosomal protein S17, which translates to MENRNLRKERIGVVTSNKMEKSIVVSEVKRVKHPMYGKFVLKTKKYVAHDEKNDCNEGDTVKIMETRPLSKTKCWRLVEILERAK; encoded by the coding sequence ATGGAAAACAGAAATTTAAGAAAAGAAAGAATAGGCGTTGTTACCAGCAACAAAATGGAGAAATCAATTGTGGTTTCTGAGGTAAAACGAGTTAAGCACCCAATGTACGGGAAATTCGTTTTGAAGACCAAGAAATATGTTGCCCATGACGAAAAGAACGATTGCAACGAAGGTGATACCGTCAAAATAATGGAAACCCGTCCCTTGAGCAAAACAAAATGCTGGAGGTTGGTTGAAATCCTTGAAAGAGCTAAATAA
- the ykgO gene encoding type B 50S ribosomal protein L36, with protein sequence MKVRASIKKRSADCKIVRRKGRLYVINKKNPRFKQRQG encoded by the coding sequence ATGAAAGTAAGAGCATCAATAAAGAAGAGAAGTGCCGACTGCAAGATTGTTCGCAGAAAGGGCAGATTGTACGTAATCAACAAAAAGAATCCTAGATTTAAACAAAGACAAGGGTAA
- the rplP gene encoding 50S ribosomal protein L16, with protein MLQPKRTKFRKAQKGRMKGISQRGHQLSNGMFGIKSMDSHFITSRQIEAARIAATRYMKRQGQLWIKIFPDKPITKKPLEVRMGKGKGAPEYWVAIVKPGRIMFEIAGVPMDVAKEALRLAAQKLPVKTKFVVARDYSA; from the coding sequence ATGTTACAGCCAAAAAGAACAAAATTTCGTAAAGCCCAGAAGGGGCGTATGAAAGGAATCTCACAAAGAGGGCACCAACTTTCCAATGGAATGTTCGGTATCAAGTCCATGGATTCGCACTTCATTACTTCCCGTCAAATAGAGGCTGCACGTATCGCTGCGACAAGATACATGAAGAGGCAAGGTCAGTTGTGGATCAAGATTTTCCCGGACAAGCCCATCACCAAGAAGCCTCTTGAGGTTCGTATGGGTAAAGGTAAGGGTGCTCCAGAATACTGGGTGGCCATTGTAAAGCCAGGAAGAATCATGTTCGAGATTGCCGGTGTACCCATGGATGTTGCCAAGGAAGCTTTGAGACTAGCGGCTCAAAAATTGCCGGTAAAGACCAAGTTTGTTGTAGCTAGGGATTATTCCGCTTAA
- the rplR gene encoding 50S ribosomal protein L18 produces the protein MGLSKTERKQRIRRRIRKVSSGTEARPRLSVFRSNKEIYAQLIDDVKGVTLAAASSRDKDVDAKGSKSEVATAVGKAIAEKALKLGVEAVAFDRGGNLYHGRVKSLAEGAREAGLKF, from the coding sequence ATGGGATTATCTAAGACTGAAAGAAAACAACGCATCCGAAGAAGAATACGTAAGGTATCCTCCGGAACTGAGGCAAGACCAAGATTGTCTGTCTTCAGAAGCAATAAAGAAATTTATGCCCAGTTGATAGACGACGTTAAGGGTGTTACTTTGGCTGCTGCCTCATCCCGAGATAAGGATGTTGACGCCAAAGGAAGCAAATCCGAAGTCGCAACCGCAGTGGGCAAGGCCATAGCAGAAAAGGCCCTTAAGCTTGGTGTAGAAGCCGTTGCTTTTGACAGAGGTGGAAACCTTTATCACGGAAGAGTAAAATCATTGGCCGAAGGAGCTAGGGAAGCAGGACTAAAATTCTAA
- the rpsD gene encoding 30S ribosomal protein S4: MARYTGPKTKIARKFGEAIFGDDKSFEKKNYPPGQHGNNRRRGKKSEYAIQLMEKQKAKYTYGILEKQFRNLFAEAKRKEGVTGEILLQLCESRLDNVVYRMGISPSRRGARQLVSHRHITVNGNVVNIPSYTLKAGDVVGVREKSKSVQSIEDSLSANSSVYEWITWNSEKKEGTYVSVPERIQIPENIKEQLIVELYSK, from the coding sequence ATGGCAAGATACACAGGACCAAAAACAAAAATCGCTAGAAAATTTGGAGAAGCGATTTTCGGGGACGACAAATCCTTTGAAAAGAAAAATTACCCTCCAGGACAGCACGGCAACAACAGACGCCGTGGTAAAAAATCAGAATACGCAATCCAGTTGATGGAAAAGCAAAAAGCCAAGTATACCTACGGTATTTTGGAGAAGCAGTTCCGTAACCTTTTCGCCGAAGCCAAAAGAAAAGAAGGTGTTACCGGTGAAATTTTGCTTCAATTGTGCGAATCCCGTTTGGACAATGTAGTCTACAGAATGGGAATTTCCCCATCACGAAGAGGAGCACGTCAGTTGGTTTCGCACCGTCACATTACCGTAAATGGAAATGTGGTGAACATTCCATCGTACACCCTAAAGGCTGGAGACGTTGTAGGTGTTCGTGAAAAATCAAAATCCGTACAATCCATTGAGGATTCTTTGTCTGCCAACAGCAGCGTATACGAATGGATCACTTGGAATTCCGAAAAGAAAGAAGGTACGTATGTATCGGTTCCTGAAAGAATTCAAATTCCTGAAAACATCAAGGAACAGTTGATCGTCGAATTATACTCTAAATAA
- the rplN gene encoding 50S ribosomal protein L14, which translates to MVQQESRLKVADNTGAKEVLTIRVLGGTKRRYASLGDKIVVTVKEATPNGTVKKGSVSTAVVVRTKKEVRRPDGSYIRFDDNACVLLNPTGEMRGTRVFGPVARELRDRQFMKIVSLAPEVL; encoded by the coding sequence ATGGTACAGCAAGAATCAAGATTAAAGGTTGCGGACAATACTGGTGCAAAGGAAGTTTTGACCATCCGCGTATTGGGAGGAACAAAAAGAAGATATGCTTCCTTGGGTGACAAAATTGTGGTTACCGTAAAAGAAGCTACTCCAAATGGTACTGTAAAGAAAGGTTCTGTATCAACAGCAGTTGTTGTTCGTACCAAAAAGGAAGTAAGAAGGCCAGATGGTTCTTACATCCGTTTTGATGACAATGCTTGCGTATTGTTGAACCCAACCGGCGAAATGAGGGGAACCCGTGTTTTTGGACCGGTTGCCAGAGAACTTAGGGACAGACAGTTCATGAAGATTGTTTCATTGGCACCTGAAGTGCTGTAA
- the rplE gene encoding 50S ribosomal protein L5: MSYIPRLKQEYKERVIKALTDEFGYKNVMQVPKLQKIVVSRGVGAAVSDKKLIDHAVDELTNITGQKAVATLSKKDVASFKLRKGMPIGAKVTLRGERMYEFLDRLITSALPRVRDFQGVRATGFDGRGNYNLGVTEQIIFPEINIDRINRINGMDITFVTTAETDKEAKSLLTELGVPFKKN; this comes from the coding sequence ATGAGCTACATTCCAAGATTAAAGCAAGAATATAAGGAGCGCGTGATCAAGGCGCTTACCGACGAGTTCGGTTACAAGAACGTAATGCAGGTTCCAAAGTTGCAAAAGATAGTAGTGAGCCGTGGAGTTGGAGCTGCCGTATCTGATAAGAAGCTTATTGATCATGCTGTGGACGAGTTGACCAACATTACAGGTCAAAAAGCAGTGGCCACCCTTTCTAAAAAGGACGTTGCTTCCTTTAAATTGAGAAAAGGGATGCCCATTGGAGCCAAAGTAACGTTGAGAGGAGAGCGCATGTATGAGTTTTTGGACAGATTGATCACCAGTGCCCTTCCAAGGGTACGTGATTTCCAAGGTGTAAGAGCTACCGGATTTGACGGTAGAGGAAACTACAACTTGGGGGTTACCGAACAGATTATCTTTCCAGAGATCAATATTGACAGAATTAACAGGATCAACGGAATGGACATCACATTTGTGACCACCGCTGAAACTGATAAAGAAGCAAAATCGTTGTTAACCGAATTGGGAGTACCCTTTAAAAAGAACTAG
- the rpmC gene encoding 50S ribosomal protein L29, whose protein sequence is MRQSEIKELSIEELKERLAEFKKQHADLKMAHAVTPLENPLQIRKTRRTVARLATELTKRELQ, encoded by the coding sequence ATGAGACAATCAGAAATAAAAGAACTTTCAATTGAAGAGCTAAAGGAGCGTTTGGCCGAGTTCAAAAAACAACATGCCGACCTGAAAATGGCACATGCCGTTACTCCTTTGGAAAATCCTTTACAGATCAGAAAGACAAGAAGGACGGTAGCAAGACTTGCAACTGAATTAACTAAAAGGGAATTACAATAA
- the rpsM gene encoding 30S ribosomal protein S13: MARIAGVDIPKQKRGVISLTYIYGIGKSRAQEILAKAQVSEDTKVSDWNDDEIGKIREAVSEYTIEGELRSETQLNIKRLMDIGCYRGIRHRAGLPLRGQRTKNNSRTRKGKRKTVANKKKATK, from the coding sequence ATGGCAAGAATTGCAGGGGTTGACATACCTAAACAAAAGCGAGGCGTTATTTCACTTACCTACATTTATGGAATAGGTAAAAGTAGGGCCCAAGAGATTTTGGCTAAGGCCCAAGTAAGTGAAGATACCAAGGTTTCTGATTGGAACGATGACGAAATCGGGAAGATCAGGGAAGCCGTTTCTGAGTATACCATTGAAGGTGAGCTTCGTTCTGAGACCCAATTGAACATCAAGCGATTGATGGACATTGGTTGCTACCGTGGAATTCGCCACAGAGCCGGATTGCCATTGAGAGGTCAGCGTACCAAGAACAACTCTAGGACCAGAAAAGGAAAAAGAAAAACGGTTGCCAACAAGAAAAAAGCAACGAAATAA
- the rpsK gene encoding 30S ribosomal protein S11 codes for MAKANTKTTKKRKVIVESTGEAHVVASFNNIIISLTNKKGDVISWSSAGKMGFRGSKKNTPYAAQVAAEDCAKVAHEAGLRKVKVYVKGPGNGRESAIRSIHNAGIEVTEIIDVTPLPHNGCRPPKRRRV; via the coding sequence ATGGCAAAGGCAAATACCAAAACAACAAAAAAACGCAAGGTAATCGTTGAGTCTACCGGCGAGGCACACGTTGTTGCATCTTTCAACAACATCATTATATCCCTTACCAACAAGAAAGGGGATGTAATCTCGTGGTCCTCTGCTGGGAAAATGGGTTTCCGCGGTTCTAAAAAGAACACCCCTTATGCTGCTCAAGTAGCCGCTGAGGATTGCGCAAAAGTTGCCCACGAAGCAGGATTGCGTAAAGTAAAGGTTTACGTGAAGGGACCAGGAAACGGCAGGGAATCTGCTATCCGTTCCATTCACAACGCTGGGATTGAGGTAACCGAAATCATAGATGTTACCCCACTTCCACACAACGGTTGTAGACCGCCCAAAAGAAGAAGAGTTTAA
- the rplO gene encoding 50S ribosomal protein L15, whose protein sequence is MDLHNLKPAKGAVHKEGKRVGRGEGSGKGGTATRGHKGAKSRSGYSKKIGFEGGQMPLQRRVPKFGFTNINRKEYRGINLGKLQELVDNGTIKKEVTFDILVENGLAHKNDLVKILGDGELKAGLKVSVHKFSASAKAAIEKAGGEAISL, encoded by the coding sequence ATGGATTTACATAATCTTAAACCAGCGAAAGGCGCTGTGCACAAAGAAGGAAAACGTGTAGGTAGGGGAGAAGGCTCTGGAAAAGGAGGCACTGCCACCCGTGGACACAAAGGAGCCAAGTCTAGGTCTGGATATTCCAAAAAGATTGGTTTTGAAGGAGGTCAGATGCCTTTGCAAAGACGTGTTCCCAAGTTTGGTTTCACAAACATCAACCGAAAGGAATACAGAGGCATCAACTTGGGCAAATTGCAAGAGTTGGTAGACAATGGTACAATTAAGAAAGAAGTTACTTTTGACATCCTTGTTGAAAATGGTTTGGCCCACAAAAACGATTTGGTAAAGATTTTGGGTGATGGCGAATTAAAAGCTGGCCTAAAAGTGTCTGTACATAAATTTAGTGCTTCCGCTAAAGCTGCCATAGAGAAAGCTGGAGGTGAGGCAATAAGTTTATAA
- the rpsC gene encoding 30S ribosomal protein S3 has product MGQKTNPIGNRLGIIRGWESNWYGGNDYGDKLAEDDKIRKYVHARLAKASVSRVIIERTLKLITITITTARPGIIIGKGGQEVDKLKEELKKITNKEVQINIHEIKRPELDANLVAASVARQIESRISYRRAIKMAIAAAMRMNAEGIKIQISGRLNGAEMARSESYKEGRIPLSTFRADVDYALHEAHTTYGRLGIKVWIMKGEVYGKRELSPLVGLSKSQGKGGKQDGGKKPRRRK; this is encoded by the coding sequence ATGGGACAAAAGACCAATCCAATAGGAAATCGCTTAGGAATTATCAGAGGATGGGAATCCAACTGGTACGGAGGAAACGATTACGGCGATAAGCTGGCTGAGGATGATAAAATAAGAAAGTACGTGCATGCACGATTGGCCAAGGCCAGTGTATCACGAGTGATCATAGAACGCACCTTGAAGTTGATCACCATTACCATTACCACGGCTCGTCCTGGTATCATCATTGGTAAAGGAGGTCAAGAAGTTGATAAGCTTAAGGAAGAGCTTAAGAAAATCACCAACAAGGAAGTTCAGATCAATATTCACGAGATCAAGAGACCTGAGCTGGATGCCAATTTGGTAGCTGCCAGTGTTGCAAGACAGATTGAGAGCAGGATTTCATACCGTAGAGCCATTAAAATGGCCATTGCAGCAGCAATGCGTATGAATGCTGAGGGAATCAAGATTCAGATTTCTGGACGTTTGAATGGTGCTGAAATGGCACGTTCCGAGTCTTACAAAGAAGGAAGGATTCCATTGTCAACCTTCCGTGCCGATGTGGATTATGCCTTGCACGAAGCCCACACTACCTATGGTAGATTGGGAATCAAGGTATGGATCATGAAGGGTGAGGTTTACGGAAAAAGAGAACTTTCCCCATTGGTAGGATTGAGCAAGAGTCAAGGAAAAGGCGGTAAACAAGATGGTGGTAAAAAGCCACGCCGTAGAAAGTAA
- the secY gene encoding preprotein translocase subunit SecY, protein MKKFIETISNIWKIDELRQRIILTLGLLLVYRFGTRIVLPGIDTTQLTQLASSTDSGILGILNAFTGGAFANASVFALGIMPYISASIVVQLMGIAIPYLQKLQKEGESGRKTINQITRWLTIGICIVQAPAYLYGLGALGVPDSAFVLGKGLDFIIPSVIILVTGCVFAMWLGEKITDKGIGNGISLLIMVGIIATMPQSFVQEFVSRTTNNTGGIMFMLIEVIIWFLVILASVLLVMAVRQIPVQYARRTASGGYEKNIMGARQYIPLKLNASGVMPIIFAQAIMFAPSLLGRTFNDTAVGQWMEVQFADIFGLAYNILFAILIIIFTYFYTAITVPTNKMADDLKRSGGFIPGIRPGKETGDYLDKIMSLITLPGSVFLALLAVLPAVVVKLMDVQAGWALFYGGTSLLIMVGVAIDTVQQVNSYLLNRHYDGLMKTGKNRKVA, encoded by the coding sequence ATGAAGAAATTTATAGAGACCATATCAAATATCTGGAAAATCGATGAACTGAGACAGCGTATCATCCTAACCCTTGGGTTACTGTTGGTATATCGTTTTGGTACCCGTATTGTACTTCCAGGTATAGATACTACCCAATTGACCCAGTTGGCTTCAAGTACCGATTCGGGTATTTTGGGAATTCTTAATGCTTTCACAGGAGGCGCTTTTGCCAATGCATCGGTTTTTGCATTGGGAATTATGCCCTATATCTCCGCCTCCATTGTGGTTCAGTTGATGGGAATAGCCATTCCGTATCTTCAAAAACTACAAAAAGAAGGAGAAAGTGGCAGAAAGACCATAAATCAGATTACAAGATGGTTGACCATCGGAATCTGTATTGTTCAGGCTCCTGCCTATTTGTACGGTCTGGGTGCACTTGGTGTTCCGGATAGTGCTTTTGTTTTGGGCAAAGGTTTGGATTTCATCATCCCATCTGTTATTATTTTGGTGACCGGATGTGTGTTTGCGATGTGGTTGGGTGAGAAGATTACGGACAAAGGTATCGGAAACGGTATTTCATTGTTGATCATGGTTGGTATCATTGCTACTATGCCCCAATCCTTTGTTCAGGAATTTGTCTCTAGGACCACAAACAATACCGGAGGTATCATGTTCATGTTGATTGAGGTCATCATTTGGTTCTTGGTCATCTTGGCGAGTGTGCTTTTGGTTATGGCTGTTAGACAGATTCCAGTGCAATACGCAAGAAGAACAGCCTCTGGTGGTTACGAAAAGAATATCATGGGAGCGCGACAGTACATTCCGCTAAAATTGAATGCCTCTGGGGTTATGCCCATCATTTTTGCACAGGCTATTATGTTTGCACCAAGTTTGTTGGGAAGAACCTTTAACGATACTGCTGTTGGACAATGGATGGAAGTACAGTTTGCTGATATTTTTGGATTGGCTTACAACATTTTGTTTGCCATTTTGATTATAATTTTCACCTATTTCTATACAGCGATCACCGTGCCTACCAACAAAATGGCCGATGATTTGAAAAGAAGTGGAGGGTTTATACCCGGTATCCGTCCAGGAAAAGAAACAGGGGATTATTTGGATAAGATCATGTCATTGATAACTTTACCTGGATCCGTGTTTTTGGCGCTGTTGGCCGTTTTGCCAGCTGTTGTCGTAAAATTGATGGATGTACAGGCTGGATGGGCCTTGTTTTACGGAGGAACATCACTGTTGATCATGGTGGGTGTGGCTATAGATACGGTACAACAAGTAAACTCATATTTGTTGAACAGACATTATGATGGCCTGATGAAAACCGGAAAAAACAGAAAAGTAGCATAA
- the rplF gene encoding 50S ribosomal protein L6 translates to MSRIGNNPIAIPEGVTVEVKDALVTVKGKLGELTQDFSGVDVKVEEGKVLVTRPSDSKEHKAKHGLYRALFSNMIKGVSQGWTKELELVGVGYRASNQGQKLDLALGFSHNIIMDIAPEVKIETVSEKGKNPIVKLTSHDKQLVGQVAAKIRGFRKPEPYKGKGIKFVGEQLRRKAGKSA, encoded by the coding sequence ATGTCAAGAATAGGTAACAATCCAATCGCAATTCCAGAAGGAGTAACCGTAGAGGTTAAAGATGCCTTGGTTACCGTAAAAGGTAAATTGGGGGAACTTACACAAGATTTCTCGGGAGTTGATGTAAAGGTTGAGGAAGGTAAGGTTTTGGTTACAAGACCTTCTGACTCCAAAGAACACAAAGCAAAACACGGTCTATACCGCGCCCTTTTTTCCAATATGATAAAAGGTGTATCCCAAGGATGGACCAAGGAATTGGAGTTGGTAGGGGTTGGATACAGAGCCAGCAACCAAGGCCAGAAATTGGATTTGGCCCTAGGATTCTCTCACAATATCATCATGGACATTGCTCCAGAAGTGAAGATCGAGACCGTCTCAGAAAAAGGGAAAAACCCTATTGTAAAACTAACATCTCACGACAAACAATTGGTGGGCCAAGTTGCTGCCAAGATCAGGGGTTTCCGTAAGCCAGAGCCTTACAAAGGAAAAGGTATCAAGTTTGTTGGTGAGCAACTAAGAAGAAAAGCAGGTAAATCAGCTTAA
- the infA gene encoding translation initiation factor IF-1, with amino-acid sequence MAKQPAIEQDGTIIEALSNAMFRVELENGHVVTAHISGKMRMHYIKLLPGDKVKLEMSPYDLTKARITYRY; translated from the coding sequence ATGGCAAAGCAACCAGCAATAGAACAAGACGGGACTATTATTGAAGCATTGTCCAATGCAATGTTCAGAGTGGAATTGGAGAATGGGCACGTTGTTACGGCGCATATATCCGGGAAAATGAGAATGCACTACATTAAGTTGCTTCCCGGTGATAAAGTAAAGTTGGAGATGAGTCCATACGATTTAACAAAAGCAAGAATTACTTATAGATACTAG
- the rplX gene encoding 50S ribosomal protein L24, which produces MKLKIKTGDTVRVIAGDHKGSEGKVLRVDREKNKAIVEGINEVSKHEKPSAQNPQGGITKKEAPIHISNLSLIDPKSGDATRVGYEVRDGKKVRVSKKSNEVI; this is translated from the coding sequence ATGAAGTTGAAAATAAAAACAGGGGATACGGTAAGAGTCATTGCGGGAGACCACAAGGGCAGCGAAGGCAAAGTACTTCGTGTAGACCGTGAAAAGAACAAGGCCATCGTGGAAGGCATCAATGAGGTGTCCAAACACGAAAAGCCAAGTGCTCAGAACCCTCAAGGAGGCATAACAAAAAAGGAAGCTCCTATCCATATTTCTAACCTATCGTTGATCGATCCAAAATCTGGTGACGCCACACGTGTTGGTTACGAAGTACGCGATGGAAAGAAAGTTAGGGTTTCCAAAAAATCCAATGAAGTAATTTAG